Genomic segment of Buchnera aphidicola (Melanaphis sacchari):
GAAATTAAAAAAATTATAAAAATCGGGAAAATACCTTGCCTCGTTGGTGGTACAATGTTTTATTATCAAGTATTGCTATATGGGCTGTCTAATTTGCCAGCTTCAAATATTAAAATTCGTCAAATTTTATTAGATAAAAATAGAAATAAAAAAAATTTTTTACATGAACAACTATCTTTTATAGATCCTATATCTGCTTCTCGAATTCATAAAAATGATCACCAAAGATTATTGCGCGCATTAGAAGTTTTCTACATTTCTGGAAAAACTTTAACAGATTTAAAAAAAAATATTTTTTCTAAATTTCCATATGGTGTTATTCAATTCTGTATGATGCCTCCTAGTCAAATATGGTTATATGAAAAAATTGAGGAACGTATAAAGAATATGTTTTTTTTGGGTTTTCAAAAAGAAGTAGAAAATTTATTTTTTAGAGGAGATTTACATAAGAATTTACCTTCTATAAAATCTATTGGATATCGTCAGATGTGGGAATATTTAGAATATAAAACTACTTATAACGAAATGTTTTATAAAATTATTTTTGCTACTCGTAAATTAGTCAAACATCAATTAACATGGTTAAAAAAATGGAAAAATATTCATTATTTAAATAGTTCTTTATCGCATCATATTCTTTTAAAAAAAATCTTAAATTTATTAAATCAAAAATATTAAATTAACATTTCTAATTAGATTTAATTAAAATTTTTTAAATATTTATTTAATTTTCGTTAAATTTTTTTAATTTAATTAATTTATTGAATAAATTTTAATAAAAATATTTTAAAAAATTTTATCCCGTTAAAATAAAAAAGTATTTTTTTACTCAGAATATTATAATTTTTAAAAATTTTTAGAATTTATTTTTCATAGAATGAGGCATAAAATGGCCTGGAATAAATTAAACAAAAAAGAGTCTGAAAGTGATCTGTGGGGAAAAAAAGATAATCAAAAAAAAGATTGCTCAAGTAACTTAAATGAAAAAAATATTAGTACAAAAAAAAATATATCTGATTTTAAGAAATTTATATTAGACTTTACCAAATTAGTTACTAAAAAAACTTAT
This window contains:
- the miaA gene encoding tRNA (adenosine(37)-N6)-dimethylallyltransferase MiaA, with amino-acid sequence MGPTACGKSKFVIYLRKYLPIEIISVDSALIYRDMNIGTDKPNDFYLLHHPHSLLNIKDPSESYSAAEFRKDALNEIKKIIKIGKIPCLVGGTMFYYQVLLYGLSNLPASNIKIRQILLDKNRNKKNFLHEQLSFIDPISASRIHKNDHQRLLRALEVFYISGKTLTDLKKNIFSKFPYGVIQFCMMPPSQIWLYEKIEERIKNMFFLGFQKEVENLFFRGDLHKNLPSIKSIGYRQMWEYLEYKTTYNEMFYKIIFATRKLVKHQLTWLKKWKNIHYLNSSLSHHILLKKILNLLNQKY